The genome window CATAAATTTCTTCCTAAAATCACAAATTAGATCTGGGTAATAGTATTATGAAATCCCTCGTTTtaagagttagattgcattttgtccatTCAActtaaaaatggagaaattagtatctgtacattagatcaaaaagcTAATTtgtcattctgttaaaaattccatcaacCTCTGTTGTTTAAAACTAGTCCATGTACGTGCCACGTATCGCTTGCTGGTTATTCTGTTAGACTGGTCAATTTTTAATCGTACAAATAGACAGAAACCagtttttaaaatcatttgtcattttttaagttgaaaagataaaatgtaatttaagtTGTAATTTCAAGAACCTTGGTGATATTATACCATCAAATATGATAAAAGTGTGCACCAtgatgcaaaaagaaaataaaataaaattgaagaggatgtaaatgaaaaaagaagaagaatgcaAGTGGTTATAAAGAGTCATATGCATGCCTTGAATTACGAGAAGTATAGGGCTGATTGCTTGAATTAATGTCATGACCTTGGTTACAACATTTTGGTCTTCCCCAAACATTTCAAGAACCCTGTCTATATATGGTTTTCTAACACACAaatgtaattaattaacataaaattgtcagggctttttttttctttattttgtaaaCACAAACCAAGAGATGTATGAATGGATGAAACCTTGAAAGTTGAAGCATTAGGGTTATTTTAAGAAGGATAGGGGGTGTTGGAGAAGGAGAGAATATTCTGGTGCCGCCACAGTTCAACAGCTAAACTCCAAaacttatatactaaataaagaCAGGATGCTATCACATAACATGATTACATAAttatgataaaaagaaaaagtcagCCCACAAGTTGACCACTGCTCTCCCTTCCAAATATTCACTGCTCTCTGTCCCTCTACTgcagtttttttctttttttattattatctactACTCATTCCCAtcccaaaatttcaatttcatcctttataaaaattaatcagaattttcagaaaatatttgTGGGGTTAAATAAAAGCGTTCcaacacttatatatatatatatataatatttccaAAGGGGAGGCCACTTATTAGGTTTAATACGCTAGCTATTTTAAATATGTagcaaaatgaagttttgagTTAGGATTGGATCAAACTATGGGgatgcaaaattaaaattctctATTTCTAATTTTGGGTGGAAAAGACAATATCTGAAAGTAATGTAAGAGTAGATGATTAGACAGGTAGGTTGGATTTTAAATATGGTATACAAGAAAATACTTTCTTCATACTAAATAAAGTGCATGCAATACATCCATAGTCCCAAAATCCTATACCACCCAATGGATGGATGAACCAAAAGAATCCATCAAATGAAAAGCAAAGCTACATGTAAGCTAAAAAGTACCATTCAAGTTAAAACCAATGATGAGTTATTTGAGTAAGACTAAAACAAGGGCAAATGGCTCCAATTTTAGCTAAATCCAAGgactgaaaaaaaaagagatttttaGTTTTCGTGGAAAATGAGgaacaaaaaaatgaagggTTGATGACAAGTTTGGCATCTCTTTTTGCAAGTCATTTCATTTAGGGTCTCTTGTTAAATTCATCTTTTTGACGGAAACTgcacatttataattttattattgtttagtGGAAAAATGCTTAAATAAGTCGGTGATCATAAGTGGACCATTGTATACCGAACCACCTATCcttttgttttagaatttcattataaatcaaaaacctttttcacTATGCTTTTCTTATTAACTTTAAAGGAAAAGCTTTTAACTAATTTAAGACAAAGCAACCCAAAGTACTAGTTAAATACCCATCTCATATCACTAAGTAAAAAATGGAAGTAACACATTGCATGCTgatatacaaaaattaatttttaacagtacaaatgaGTGATTTGTCTggtctttgatctaatatataaacactaatttatctattttttgaataaaaagaacaaaatacaaTTCGAATAGGCTTTTATGATAGTGTTAAGTGCCACTAATTCTCATATGATTTATGTGGCTCTAACTACAATTGAGAGTGGTGCTTACAGACAAAGGATTGGTTCTCCAACATTTGCTCAAGCTTGGTTTTTCAGAAGATTTGGAACTGCATAAATAGTAGTAcctttgatttattttacatatagggaaatagaaataaaaaattgcagGTTGGAAGGCAGCAGAGAATAGAAAAATGGTAAAACGAAAAAGCATACAAATTATGAGATAATCATTCCAAATGGAAAAAGCATGGAGATTAGCTTTCTACGGACCTCATCATATGTGTCATTATGCACCTTTGGgcttttctctctctctctttcttcaaCCTCCTTCCTTACCTCCCAACTTTAACTTTTCACCGCCtctcattaaaaaataatatgttatatattagtATTATATTCCACCCAAAAGTgagtaattataattaaatcagTGCATAtttgagagagaaagagagaggaGATCCATTCCTTTGCATATATCAGTTTATGTTGTTAGGGTTGAGAAACCATAACCAAACACCGAGCTGTCTCTTCTTGAGTTTTCTCTTAATCACCACATTAATATAAACACTCCATTTTTTGGTTAActtttctgggttttttttttctgttctaTAAGCTTTAACAACATAGATGCTAGAGACGATGGCAGAAGAACCGGTTTCAAATGGTTTTATGCAGAATCCTGTACCTGGATCCAATAACCCTCCTGTTGCAAAGAGGAAGAGAAACCTACCAGGAACACCAGGCAAGTATATATAGTTTCCTCTTTCTTCGTGGTCTCATGGGTGTATTTATGTTACAAAATCAAAGTAATTAATCAAGCTAACTACTGTACTAGATCCTGAAGCTGAAGTGATAGCTTTGTCCCCAAAGACTCTGATGGCAACCAACAGGTTTTTGTGTGAAATATGCGGCAAGGGTTTCCAAAGAGACCAAAACCTTCAACTCCATAGGCGAGGCCATAACCTTCCATGGAAGTTGAAGCAAAGGACTACAAAGGAAGTGAGAAAGCGGGTGTATGTGTGCCCTGAAAAGACCTGTGTCCATCACCATCCTTCCAGGGCTCTCGGGGACCTGACTGGCATAAAGAAACACTTTTATCGGAAGCACGGGGAGAAGAAGTGGAAGTGTGAGAAGTGTTCAAAGCGATACGCTGTGCAGTCAGATTGGAAAGCTCACTCAAAGACCTGCGGCACCAGGGAGTACAAATGCGATTGTGGTACTCTATTTTCAAGGTAATCCTTTACTATACCtaattcatctttgtggttctCATAGTTTTTGACCGAGTGATAGGCTAAATAAACACCGTCCTCTGACCCTCTCTTCAACTATAGCTAGgagttgaaataataaaaagtggAAGTAAAGACAAAGAACATATTGTCATTTCGTATTTactgaaatatatttttattaattgatgcATGGACCGTATGAAATTTTTCGTTGAGCAGAAGAGATAGCTTCATCACGCATAGGGCTTTCTGTGATGCTTTGGCTGAGGAAACAGCTAGAGTAAATGCAGCTTCCAGCATGCACAGCTTGGCCACCACCAATTTCAGTTACCAACTTATGGGGAATCCATTAGATACTGGGATGCCACAACATTTTCCCTCTATCTTCAAAACAATTTCAAGCAATGATGAAACAATAGATCAAACTAGACGTGGTTTTTCCTTGTGGATGGGCCAAGCACCTCAGGGCCATGATTCAATTGGCAAAAGTCTCCAAGAGATTCAACAATTTGGTTCTTTGAATTCGGGATCCATGTACAGCGATCCCCTGGTTTCGACATCGAATCCTCCGGCATCAGATTATCAGTTAAACTGGGTGTTTGGCAATAAGGTCTCATCCGGTAATGCTGAAGATCAGCTAACCAGCACTTCACTTCCTTTGAACAATAATGCCAAGGAAAATGGAACTCAACTTGTGAGTATTCCTTCATTATTTAGCACCCAACACCAGTCTCAGCAAACCCCATCTTTCAGTATGTCTGCCACAGCTTTATTACAAAAAGCTGCCCAAATTGGTGCCACTTCAACTGACACTTCATTCCTAGGAAGCTTCGGGACCAAGTGTAGCAACAGTCAAATTCAAGATGGGAGCCAGTACGGTGACCTGTATGTGTCAAACACACAAACGACTACCCTAGGACGTGACATGGAAAATTCGGCAAACGATATTTCCACGTTGAATCAATTGCAAATGTACCCTCCAAAACGCCGGTACTTGCAGAATGAAGAAAGTGGGGGAGGACAAACAAGGGATTTTTTGGGTGTGGGAGTACAGCAGGCCATCTGTCACCCATCTTCAATCAATGGATGGATATGAAAAATGAGCAGAAATTTACCTAATTCTCTTTATGGAAAGCTTGGGTGATGGATAATAAAAGTGGAGTTAAAGATGGAAAGGGAGAGACGACATAATGACTTTGCAAGGAAGAAAAGTTGCAGAGGTTAACAGTCTCCTAGGGGAATTATTCAAGAGATTAAGGATAATGAGATCCATGCATATTCTCTTCAACCTTTGAGAGTCCAACAatcccttttaaaaattatgcctttattttttttttttaactttgataAAAGGGGATATGAAGTAGTGGGGGgaaagcaaagcaaagcaaagcaaaaaaaaaaaaacctttggaGCTCCATTATTGCATTAATTGTTTCATCTCTATGGTTGTTGTTGTCCTGTCATACtagattttaaaaaagtaattacgtatccataaaataaaagctttcaTTATTCTACCTAATACAAGCAACAAGCTATGAACTGTTAATTGGAAATAATATAATGTAGCTTTTCCCCTCATCAAACCATGCATGTGTACAGTGTATTATAGCTTTTCCCTCGTCAAGATTACCACTATAACATGCAAAAACAAATGGAAAGAAGGGCATTAATTAAAAGCTTCAATATTTTTTCCCagtaattgtaatttatatttaaaactatatCTTTGAGAGCATATTATCGATTTTATGGAAAACAGAAAATGATACGTACAAATCATAAATCAAGAGATTCAAACTCAAATGTGGATTTAAAGTGTCACTAAATATTGAAGCAATAAGATAAACAGAAAAAACCCAATGTCCCAAAACTTGAGCTAGGGACAGAGTCATATTCATATATagggaaaaagaataaaattgtcATCAAGCGTGCACCATTCCTCGTGCTTTTGTCTGCTTTTTTTCTCCCGATGATCAGCCAGACATGGAAAACAAGTGGACAATGGATAAGAGTTTAACTTTGTGGCTTATTTGACTCTAACAGGATATACATACTTGGCCCCATATTATTTTGACCTCTATTGCTTACATTCTCAAGTTGTACCACATATTCGATTTttacatatttgtttttatattttcttgtaattttttacgACAACTTTTCACTTATAAcactaattattaaattaattttataataacatattgattattttaataaaatgttgaaGTTTCACATGAAAACatctattaatcatattttgttaaatgaaaataaattttaatgagttgaattaaatttgaaacatcggttatttgaatttaataactcATGATAAGTTAAtgaactttataattaattatgtgaaagaatgtaaaataaaaaatgcatacCAATTATACgtcttttaattttgctttctttatttgatagaaattcgCAATCAACAATTAAGATGGTTAAAGAAAGGGTTGGGTAGAGTTTATAAATAGCAAGGTAAGTCCCAGAGAGATGAGTTGATGAAAGTCTCAGTCTTCTCAATAACAACTTTTGCATttccattaaaagaaaaagtatgaAGGTTCATAATCCAGCTGACTCATtacctttttttcttcaaaacttcagtaataagtGAAATGGATAAAAATATGCATGCTTCTACCCCAAAAAAGCtctaaatttattcattaattatacTAGATAGGTTTAGAGAAGTTAAAGAGTTGTGGCGCGGTAACCAACTTAAACTTatattcatcttttattttatgccaTTCATAGCTACAacatttattgaaaatatgagtCAATTCATCCTTTTATATTACTGAATAAGTGAGTTCACTAATCTTTAGTGTTTTATGTATAAGgaataatagcaaatttagcccTTGATCTTTACGCCCCTACTCTTGGATCAAATTCACCCTCAACTTTTCATTGCTCATATTTTCCGCATGATTTGTTGTTGTCTGAGTAAGTTTAAAGGGGAGAACAAAGGCaggtaaaaagaaaaggagttGATTCTGGCAATGACATACTACATGATATGATAGCAAAGTGAAAATATGggtgttcattttattttaggtaaaagccaagaaaaaaagatagaaaGAAGGTTGTGTGCTCAAAAGCAAAACATTTTACCTAAAGACCATTGAAAAAGTAGCCTTTGTTTCTCTTCGAATAGGAGATCGAGCCCAACATCAATCCTATTGGATTGGGTCACAAACCTAACACAATTAATGAAGCTTAAACCCCCACCCAGCCCTATCATATTCAAACACCAAAATTAATACCTTTCAGACTCACTGAATTGAAGCAGAGAACGAAGCAAATATGAAATTCACGGACTCACCGGTGATACAGCTTCAAGTGCGCGATTCCCAACTCTCTATCCAACAAGACAATGGCTCCTTCCACGTTGGTACCTCCGTCTGGCCTTGTTCTTTGGTTCTAGCCAAATTCGTAGAGCGCTGGGCACCATCTTCGCCCACCACCACCACCGATAACCCTTATTACGACCTCCTTGATTTTCACACCCGCTGTCGTCGTGCCATCGAATTGGGAACTGGTTGTGGAGCTGCCGGCATGGCTTTCCACCTATTGGGTCTCCAAGACATCATCCTCACCGATATATCCCCTGTTATGCCTGCGCTCAAGCATAACCTCAAACGTAATAAACCCGTTCTGGGTAAGAACATGAAGACCTCGATTCTTTATTGGAACAACAAGGATCAGATCAGGGGCGTTAATCCTCCGTTCGATGTGGTGATCGCGGCAGATGTTGTCTACATCGAGGAATCGGTGGGTCATTTAGTTGGGGCTATGGAGGCGTTAGTATCCGACGATGGGGTGATTCTGTTAGGGTACCAGCTGAGGTCACCGGAAGCTGATAAGTTGTTTTGGGAAATGTGTGAAAAGGTTTTCGTGATCGAAAAGGTTCCTCATCAGGATTTGCACCCTGATTATGCCTATGAGGAGACCGATGTTTATGTTTTcagaaagaagaagaacaatAACAATTAGCAGGGTAAGTTTTGGAtcgattatatatatactaacgAAGTTTGGCAATTGGGTATGGAAATTGTCCATTTTTCTATAGCGAATGCCAGTATAAGGATATAATTGAACTTGTAGTCATTGTTGCTTAGCCTGTTTGCTGCAAAATTGTGGGCTTGGATTGAAATTTTGTCTTTTGCAATCTTCACTTGATCTTGTTATTTAATTCCAGTTCCTGCACTGAATTTTGTTTGGTGAATACAAGTAAATTGAGCAACGTATGATGACTGAAGAATGCTTCTATGTCATAAGTCATTGGTCAAGTCTAATTGTTTGTTACGGTTCACCTGTTTAAGCACTATGAGAGGTCGGATCTTCAACAAGTCCGGAGTTGTTCTTGATCAGGGTTTTATCACCCTATTTTACCAACAGTTAGTTCAAATGGTAGCATTCTCTCCCATAAATGATCTATATGCTATAGGTAATGGAGTCTAGTCCAACCATGTGCTTACTCTTTAACTACTCTGTTTTTGCCTGCTATTGCACTTTGAAGCACTCTCACTCTCTCCCTAGATCTAGAGCTTTCAGTAGAGTCGAAAGATAAGACCGTACCAGACTTGTTCAGGGTGCGTAACTCCCAACcatatatgttcttttaaagtactTGTGTATTCTTGATTGAACGAACTTATATTCAGGTTATATAGATCTAAGATATAATCTTTCAAACGTATACAGAACCTTTTAAAAGGATTGAACATTACCATGTCAAACATATATCAACATCCAATATTCATATCATAGTTAAAATGCAACAGCatcttttaataattatgaCCAGTGATACTCGGATGTTACTACTCGACTTGTCTCTTATCTGTGCCAGATGTATGATGT of Gossypium raimondii isolate GPD5lz chromosome 3, ASM2569854v1, whole genome shotgun sequence contains these proteins:
- the LOC105794846 gene encoding uncharacterized protein LOC105794846; translation: MKFTDSPVIQLQVRDSQLSIQQDNGSFHVGTSVWPCSLVLAKFVERWAPSSPTTTTDNPYYDLLDFHTRCRRAIELGTGCGAAGMAFHLLGLQDIILTDISPVMPALKHNLKRNKPVLGKNMKTSILYWNNKDQIRGVNPPFDVVIAADVVYIEESVGHLVGAMEALVSDDGVILLGYQLRSPEADKLFWEMCEKVFVIEKVPHQDLHPDYAYEETDVYVFRKKKNNNN
- the LOC105794844 gene encoding zinc finger protein NUTCRACKER; protein product: MLETMAEEPVSNGFMQNPVPGSNNPPVAKRKRNLPGTPDPEAEVIALSPKTLMATNRFLCEICGKGFQRDQNLQLHRRGHNLPWKLKQRTTKEVRKRVYVCPEKTCVHHHPSRALGDLTGIKKHFYRKHGEKKWKCEKCSKRYAVQSDWKAHSKTCGTREYKCDCGTLFSRRDSFITHRAFCDALAEETARVNAASSMHSLATTNFSYQLMGNPLDTGMPQHFPSIFKTISSNDETIDQTRRGFSLWMGQAPQGHDSIGKSLQEIQQFGSLNSGSMYSDPLVSTSNPPASDYQLNWVFGNKVSSGNAEDQLTSTSLPLNNNAKENGTQLVSIPSLFSTQHQSQQTPSFSMSATALLQKAAQIGATSTDTSFLGSFGTKCSNSQIQDGSQYGDLYVSNTQTTTLGRDMENSANDISTLNQLQMYPPKRRYLQNEESGGGQTRDFLGVGVQQAICHPSSINGWI